Proteins encoded in a region of the Methylosinus trichosporium OB3b genome:
- the nuoN gene encoding NADH-quinone oxidoreductase subunit NuoN, whose protein sequence is MSFTTALAHHFLPETILTLGVLALILVGSFRGSRAFGLVNELAIGLLGLAILALLFGGDAQASLFEGAFVDDAFARFVKLLTLIGSLVTILMSRDFLQRAKLGNFEFPILVVLSTIGMLLLVSADNLIALYLGLELMSLALYVAAAFARDDARASEAGLKYFVLGALSSGMLLYGSSLLYGFAGTISFDGIAKSITGAPPLGVVFGLVFVLAGLAFKMSAAPFHMWTPDVYEGAPTPVTAFFASAPKMAAVAITARIAVTAFPGIAAQWQQIVVFLAVASMLLGAFAAIGQTNIKRLMAYSSIGHMGFALVGLAAGDEAGVRGVAIYLAIYLVMTLGAFAAILQMRVEGRAVENIADLSGLSRNNGAAAFFLAMLMFSLAGVPPLAGFFAKYYVLLAAVDAGLYALAIFGVLASAISAYYYLRVVKVMYFDEPAPAFDHSPLSLRAVLAVSTVFLLGFWLYPAPVVEAATAAAKSLF, encoded by the coding sequence ATGTCGTTCACAACCGCTCTCGCGCATCACTTCCTGCCGGAAACCATTCTCACGCTCGGCGTGCTGGCGTTGATCCTCGTCGGCTCCTTCCGTGGATCGCGCGCCTTCGGCCTCGTCAATGAGCTGGCGATCGGCCTCTTGGGCCTCGCCATCCTCGCGCTGCTGTTCGGCGGCGACGCGCAGGCGTCGTTGTTCGAGGGCGCGTTCGTCGACGACGCCTTCGCCCGTTTCGTGAAGCTCCTCACGCTCATCGGCTCGCTGGTGACGATCCTCATGTCGCGCGACTTTCTGCAGCGCGCCAAGCTCGGCAATTTCGAGTTTCCGATCCTGGTGGTTCTGTCGACCATCGGCATGCTGCTGCTCGTCTCGGCCGATAATCTCATCGCGCTCTATCTCGGGCTCGAGCTGATGTCGCTCGCGCTCTATGTCGCCGCGGCCTTCGCGCGCGACGACGCCCGCGCCTCGGAAGCGGGCCTCAAATATTTCGTGCTCGGCGCGCTCTCCTCGGGGATGCTGCTCTACGGCTCCTCGCTGCTCTACGGCTTCGCCGGGACCATCTCCTTCGACGGCATCGCCAAGTCGATCACCGGGGCGCCGCCGCTCGGCGTCGTCTTCGGCCTCGTCTTCGTGCTCGCCGGCCTCGCCTTTAAAATGTCGGCCGCGCCCTTCCATATGTGGACGCCCGACGTCTATGAGGGCGCGCCGACTCCGGTCACCGCCTTCTTCGCCTCGGCGCCGAAGATGGCGGCGGTCGCCATCACCGCGCGCATCGCCGTCACCGCCTTTCCCGGCATCGCCGCGCAATGGCAGCAGATCGTCGTCTTCCTCGCCGTCGCCTCTATGCTGCTCGGCGCCTTCGCGGCGATCGGCCAGACCAATATCAAGCGCCTGATGGCCTATTCCTCGATCGGCCATATGGGTTTCGCGCTCGTCGGCCTCGCGGCGGGCGACGAGGCCGGCGTAAGGGGCGTCGCCATCTATCTCGCCATCTATCTGGTGATGACGCTCGGCGCCTTCGCCGCCATTCTGCAGATGCGCGTCGAGGGCCGGGCGGTCGAGAACATCGCCGATCTCTCGGGCCTTTCGCGCAACAATGGCGCGGCGGCTTTTTTCCTCGCCATGCTGATGTTCTCGCTCGCCGGCGTGCCGCCGCTGGCCGGCTTCTTCGCCAAATATTACGTGCTGCTCGCCGCGGTGGACGCGGGGCTCTACGCGCTCGCCATCTTCGGCGTGCTGGCGAGCGCCATCTCCGCCTATTATTATCTGCGCGTCGTGAAGGTGATGTATTTCGACGAGCCGGCTCCGGCTTTCGATCATTCGCCTTTGTCGCTGCGCGCCGTTCTCGCTGTCTCCACTGTCTTTCTGCTCGGCTTCTGGCTCTATCCGGCGCCGGTGGTGGAAGCGGCGACGGCGGCCGCGAAATCCTTGTTCTGA